Proteins encoded by one window of Methanofastidiosum sp.:
- a CDS encoding universal stress protein, giving the protein MKILMCTDGSFYSDSALAYGAQLFCKSQEHELVVLYVMPKVHEEFKFYERKFNEEVRKLKEVKLKNAETIEDLKNLKSVDISFQILENAYKLLMKFGLEPKTKARSGNPANEILAEAEDGKYELIIMGQYGFSKAKNSALGKVASAVVTNSKVPVLIVK; this is encoded by the coding sequence ATGAAAATATTGATGTGTACTGATGGCTCCTTTTATTCTGATAGCGCTTTAGCTTATGGCGCACAACTTTTTTGTAAATCTCAAGAACATGAATTAGTCGTTTTATACGTCATGCCAAAAGTTCATGAAGAGTTCAAATTTTATGAAAGAAAATTCAACGAGGAAGTAAGAAAGCTAAAAGAAGTTAAACTTAAAAATGCGGAAACAATCGAAGATTTAAAAAATCTTAAATCAGTTGACATCAGCTTTCAAATTCTTGAAAATGCTTACAAACTTTTGATGAAATTTGGACTTGAACCAAAAACCAAAGCAAGATCTGGAAATCCTGCTAATGAGATTCTAGCTGAAGCAGAAGATGGAAAATACGAGTTAATCATCATGGGCCAATACGGATTTTCTAAAGCAAAGAATTCTGCTCTTGGAAAAGTAGCTTCAGCAGTTGTCACAAATAGTAAGGTCCCTGTTCTTATAGTTAAATAA
- a CDS encoding aldolase, translating to MWKEIGKFGKKLVDGGYLSSHFGNISVRVGDSITVTRSGCMLDEITEASVVTVDLNKPSSLDLIASSETIVHREIYRRTSALAIIHAHCPFAVIESILHDESIEPYDSEGKFFFHEIPIVTGHIGTKELATNAAKALEKHKGCVVKAHGTFAVGKILEDAYVHTTMMEHSAKIKYFCDLSKNK from the coding sequence TCAGCTCTCATTTTGGCAATATAAGCGTTAGAGTGGGAGATAGTATTACTGTTACTAGAAGTGGATGTATGCTTGATGAAATAACGGAGGCGTCAGTTGTCACTGTAGATCTCAACAAACCTTCATCGCTTGATCTTATCGCTTCAAGTGAAACTATAGTGCATAGGGAGATATACAGAAGAACATCGGCACTTGCAATTATTCATGCACACTGCCCATTTGCAGTTATAGAATCCATTTTGCATGATGAATCGATTGAACCTTACGACTCTGAAGGAAAATTCTTTTTCCATGAAATACCAATAGTAACTGGACATATTGGTACAAAAGAACTAGCAACAAATGCCGCAAAAGCTCTTGAGAAGCATAAAGGGTGTGTTGTTAAAGCTCACGGCACATTCGCAGTTGGTAAAATCTTGGAAGATGCATATGTCCATACTACTATGATGGAACACAGCGCGAAGATAAAATATTTCTGTGATTTAAGTAAAAATAAATAA